In Campylobacter suis, the following proteins share a genomic window:
- the rpsP gene encoding 30S ribosomal protein S16: protein MATVVRLTRMGRKKRPFYRIVVTDSRKRRDSGWIESIGYYNPMVEPEVVKFDAERLAYWKGVGAKLSDRVAKITSK from the coding sequence ATGGCAACCGTAGTAAGACTAACAAGAATGGGACGCAAAAAAAGACCATTTTATCGTATAGTTGTAACAGATAGCAGAAAAAGACGCGATAGCGGCTGGATAGAGAGCATTGGTTATTATAACCCAATGGTTGAACCAGAGGTCGTAAAATTTGATGCTGAAAGACTTGCATACTGGAAGGGTGTAGGTGCAAAACTAAGCGACAGAGTTGCAAAAATAACAAGTAAATAA
- a CDS encoding KH domain-containing protein — protein MVENFLYEYAKLIADFPDKIKVERVELGENFAEIIVYADKVDTGKLIGKDGKMINAIKTVIIGFKAKDATSYRVTVKAIEE, from the coding sequence ATGGTTGAAAATTTTTTATACGAATACGCTAAGCTTATAGCTGATTTTCCAGATAAGATAAAAGTTGAGCGTGTGGAGCTTGGTGAAAATTTTGCTGAGATAATTGTCTATGCTGATAAGGTTGATACTGGAAAACTTATCGGCAAAGATGGCAAAATGATAAATGCCATAAAAACTGTAATAATCGGCTTTAAAGCAAAAGATGCAACAAGTTACCGAGTAACGGTAAAAGCAATTGAAGAGTGA
- the rimM gene encoding ribosome maturation factor RimM (Essential for efficient processing of 16S rRNA) has product MKSDILEVAQLGKSVGLKGYVKLHNRSDFPEQFKKGAKFFDKNNTELVIKHYDKIRSEVLFEDFESIEKAKELTNRILYTTIEQTRKACKLKKDEYFYFDIIGLKVVENNEILGVVDDIEQVAKDSLLLVETDEKLTQNGFAKSFYLPYIDNFVKSIDLQTKEILAINAKALLESS; this is encoded by the coding sequence TTGAAGAGTGATATTTTAGAGGTCGCTCAGCTTGGCAAAAGCGTTGGACTAAAAGGCTATGTCAAACTTCACAATCGTAGCGACTTTCCTGAGCAGTTTAAAAAAGGTGCAAAATTTTTTGATAAAAATAACACCGAACTTGTAATAAAGCACTATGATAAGATACGCTCAGAAGTACTGTTTGAGGATTTTGAGAGTATTGAAAAAGCAAAAGAGCTTACAAACCGAATACTTTATACAACCATAGAGCAGACACGCAAAGCTTGTAAACTTAAAAAAGACGAATACTTTTACTTTGATATTATTGGCTTAAAAGTAGTGGAAAATAACGAAATTTTAGGTGTTGTAGATGATATAGAACAAGTAGCAAAAGATAGCTTGCTGCTTGTTGAAACAGACGAAAAACTTACTCAAAATGGCTTTGCAAAAAGTTTTTACTTACCATATATTGATAATTTTGTTAAAAGTATTGATTTGCAAACTAAAGAAATTTTAGCTATAAACGCAAAAGCTCTGCTTGAAAGTTCATGA
- the trmD gene encoding tRNA (guanosine(37)-N1)-methyltransferase TrmD: MKFSFITLFPELISSYFNASILKKAVNNKKISANFINPRDFTTNKHLKVDEYMVGGGAGLLMMPQPLNDTLVNLKQNDSSVHIVFLTPVGKKFTQNDARRLSKKQHICFVCGRYEGIDERVIEKWADELFCIGDFILTGGELGALCLSDAIARNIDGVLGNSDSLDVESFELGMLEAPSFTKPDSFEGNFLVSDFLKGNHGKIQSLKNRMAHCKTMFFRPDLYKNLT, from the coding sequence ATGAAATTTAGTTTTATTACCCTTTTTCCAGAGCTTATCTCTTCATATTTTAATGCTTCTATACTTAAAAAAGCAGTAAATAACAAAAAAATATCGGCAAATTTTATAAATCCAAGAGATTTTACTACCAATAAACATCTAAAAGTTGATGAGTACATGGTTGGGGGTGGTGCTGGGCTTTTAATGATGCCTCAACCCCTAAATGATACGCTTGTAAATTTAAAGCAAAATGATAGCAGTGTTCATATAGTTTTTTTAACTCCTGTTGGTAAAAAATTTACGCAAAATGATGCCAGAAGGCTTTCAAAAAAACAGCACATCTGCTTTGTTTGCGGGAGGTATGAGGGCATAGATGAGCGTGTGATAGAAAAGTGGGCTGATGAGCTTTTTTGCATTGGTGATTTTATCTTAACGGGTGGCGAGCTTGGAGCCCTTTGTCTAAGTGATGCGATAGCAAGAAATATAGATGGGGTACTTGGAAATAGTGATAGCTTGGATGTTGAGAGCTTTGAGCTTGGTATGCTTGAGGCTCCATCTTTTACAAAACCAGACTCTTTTGAGGGTAATTTTTTGGTTTCAGACTTTTTAAAGGGAAATCATGGTAAAATCCAGTCTTTAAAAAATAGGATGGCACACTGTAAAACAATGTTCTTCCGACCTGATTTATACAAAAACTTGACATAA
- the rplS gene encoding 50S ribosomal protein L19, translating to MRNKYIEAFENAQIAQKTVPEFRAGDTLRVAIRIKEGDKTRVQNFEGVCIARRGTGVGETFIIRKIGANSVGVERIFPIYSESIEEIVVLRKGRVRRAKLFYLRNLRGKAAKIRELRK from the coding sequence ATGAGAAATAAATACATTGAAGCATTTGAGAATGCTCAAATAGCACAAAAGACAGTTCCTGAATTTCGTGCGGGTGACACATTGCGTGTAGCTATTCGCATTAAAGAGGGTGATAAAACTAGAGTTCAAAACTTTGAGGGTGTTTGCATAGCTAGACGCGGAACTGGTGTTGGCGAGACTTTCATTATAAGAAAAATCGGCGCAAATAGCGTTGGAGTAGAAAGAATTTTCCCTATTTATAGTGAAAGCATTGAAGAGATCGTTGTTCTTAGAAAAGGCCGTGTTCGCCGTGCTAAATTATTTTACCTACGCAACTTACGCGGTAAAGCTGCTAAAATTCGCGAGCTAAGAAAATAA
- a CDS encoding ATP-dependent helicase: MKNLLDELNDAQREAATHIDGAMLILAGAGSGKTKTITTRLAYLIGEVGIDPASTLTLTFTNKAANEMRNRALAMLGSKTHAPLLCTFHKFGLLFLKFYIDRLGRKNNFIIIDTDDKKRIIKSFESPIQTSVLSNEISNLKNMLVEPKDAANFLNFSTNISVNLSEYSQKVALIYKKYEEYLISNNLVDFDDLLVLAYKILDADANLAQEISNRYRYIMVDEYQDTNDLQYKLLRKLCVAHENICVVGDDDQSIYGWRGARVENILNFKDQFKDTKVIRLEQNYRSSSQILKAANELIDHNRGRLGKNLISVKGNASEIVLMESLDEQLEAAKIAKAIKELLASGAKAADIAILYRINALSRSLEDGLNKEKIPYKMVGGVKFYERAEIKDVIAYLRLVTNEHDDFSIRRIINRPKRGLGKVSLEKLEKIAFEAKTSVFDAILAIDERDEAFGKKIKTALIEFAKNLKELQSSENLYELIDDMESSFGIKRYYQALPDGTERVANIDEFYAMLKDQVKQNPSFNLEEFLNELTLTSEQDGISDEMISIMSVHASKGLEFEHLFVIGLEEGFSPLIGDGSDIEEERRLAYVAITRAKRDLTLSFANSRFHKGARARLNKSRFLSESGITQGSLVIEQSNEYKKGDLVKHKIFGIGRVTAVTKIKKEFKLTINFGGSVREIMSSFVERAV; encoded by the coding sequence ATGAAAAATTTACTAGATGAATTAAATGACGCTCAGCGAGAGGCAGCAACGCACATAGATGGTGCTATGCTGATACTTGCTGGTGCTGGTAGCGGAAAGACAAAAACTATCACAACTCGCCTTGCTTATCTTATCGGAGAAGTTGGTATTGATCCAGCTAGCACTTTGACGCTTACTTTTACAAATAAAGCTGCAAATGAGATGAGAAATAGAGCTTTAGCAATGCTTGGCTCAAAAACCCACGCACCGTTACTTTGTACATTTCATAAATTTGGGTTGCTATTTTTAAAATTTTATATCGATCGTTTGGGTCGTAAAAACAACTTTATTATTATAGATACAGACGATAAAAAGCGTATTATAAAAAGTTTTGAAAGTCCTATCCAAACTTCAGTTCTTTCAAATGAAATTTCAAATTTAAAAAATATGTTAGTAGAGCCAAAAGATGCAGCTAACTTTTTAAATTTTAGCACCAATATTTCAGTAAATTTAAGTGAATACAGTCAAAAAGTAGCTTTAATATACAAAAAATATGAAGAGTACTTAATCTCAAACAACTTGGTGGATTTTGATGATTTGCTGGTACTTGCATATAAAATTTTAGACGCTGATGCAAATTTGGCACAAGAGATTTCAAATCGATACCGCTACATTATGGTTGATGAGTATCAAGATACAAACGACTTGCAGTACAAGCTACTACGCAAACTATGCGTAGCTCATGAAAACATCTGCGTTGTTGGGGACGATGATCAGAGTATATATGGCTGGCGTGGCGCTAGGGTTGAAAATATATTAAATTTTAAAGATCAATTTAAGGATACAAAGGTTATACGCTTAGAGCAAAACTATCGCTCAAGTTCGCAAATTTTAAAAGCAGCAAATGAGCTCATAGATCACAACCGTGGGCGTTTGGGTAAAAATTTGATTAGCGTCAAAGGCAATGCTAGTGAGATAGTTTTGATGGAAAGCCTCGATGAACAACTTGAGGCAGCAAAGATAGCAAAGGCGATAAAAGAGTTGCTTGCAAGTGGTGCAAAAGCCGCTGATATAGCGATACTTTATCGTATAAATGCCCTTTCTCGCTCACTTGAAGATGGGCTAAATAAAGAGAAAATTCCTTATAAGATGGTGGGTGGTGTGAAATTTTACGAGCGTGCCGAGATAAAGGATGTCATAGCCTATCTTAGGCTTGTGACTAACGAGCATGATGATTTTTCTATCAGACGCATTATAAATCGCCCAAAGCGCGGGCTTGGCAAGGTTAGTTTGGAAAAGCTTGAAAAGATAGCATTTGAGGCTAAGACTTCGGTTTTTGATGCGATTTTAGCTATAGATGAACGAGATGAAGCCTTTGGCAAAAAGATAAAAACAGCACTTATAGAATTTGCCAAAAATTTAAAAGAGCTACAAAGTAGCGAAAATTTATATGAGCTAATAGATGATATGGAGAGCTCTTTTGGCATCAAAAGGTACTATCAAGCCCTGCCTGATGGAACAGAGCGCGTGGCAAACATTGACGAGTTTTACGCTATGCTAAAAGATCAAGTAAAACAAAACCCATCTTTTAACTTGGAAGAGTTTTTAAATGAGCTTACATTAACTAGTGAGCAAGATGGCATCAGCGATGAGATGATTAGTATCATGAGTGTTCATGCGAGCAAAGGTCTTGAATTTGAGCATCTTTTTGTGATAGGTCTTGAGGAGGGCTTTTCCCCTCTTATCGGCGATGGTAGTGACATAGAAGAGGAGCGCAGACTTGCTTATGTAGCTATAACTCGTGCAAAGCGCGACCTTACTTTAAGCTTTGCAAATTCTCGTTTTCACAAAGGCGCAAGAGCTAGACTAAATAAAAGTCGCTTTTTAAGCGAAAGTGGTATCACTCAAGGCTCGCTTGTGATAGAGCAAAGTAATGAGTATAAAAAAGGCGACTTGGTAAAGCATAAAATTTTTGGTATCGGCAGAGTTACGGCGGTTACTAAGATAAAAAAAGAGTTTAAACTCACGATAAATTTTGGTGGTAGTGTGCGTGAGATAATGTCAAGCTTTGTCGAAAGAGCTGTATGA
- the truB gene encoding tRNA pseudouridine(55) synthase TruB produces the protein MNAIFVANKPSGLSSNQFLSRLKRKYGVKKAGYSGTLDPFASGALIVAFGNFTRLFQFLNKSPKTYEATMWLGASSASLDNKNITNVQKILPFAPSSLDIVRKSLLGEVSFVPPIYSAKNINGERAYNLAKRGVDFELKRQVMHVFEMEILHYCHPFLTFKISLSEGGYVRSYAEIFAKKLGFDATLTSLKRISEGRFVYENERFLEPDKILDLEKNEYFGEISELLDGKKLDILKFKKQEKGKYLLKYDKFMSIIEIEDEVKYCLNKVEIC, from the coding sequence ATGAACGCTATATTTGTTGCAAACAAACCATCTGGACTCAGCTCAAATCAATTTCTAAGTCGCCTAAAGCGCAAATATGGCGTAAAAAAGGCAGGCTACTCCGGCACTCTTGATCCGTTTGCAAGTGGCGCTCTTATAGTGGCTTTTGGAAATTTCACAAGGCTTTTTCAGTTTCTTAACAAGTCGCCAAAAACTTATGAGGCAACGATGTGGCTTGGAGCTAGTAGTGCGAGCCTTGATAATAAAAACATTACTAATGTGCAGAAAATTTTACCCTTTGCACCAAGCTCGCTTGATATAGTTCGTAAAAGTTTGCTTGGCGAAGTTTCGTTTGTGCCACCTATATACAGTGCTAAAAATATCAATGGTGAGCGTGCTTATAATCTTGCAAAGCGTGGTGTAGATTTTGAGCTTAAAAGGCAAGTTATGCATGTTTTTGAGATGGAAATTTTGCATTATTGTCATCCGTTTTTAACATTTAAAATTTCATTAAGTGAGGGCGGATATGTGCGTTCTTATGCTGAAATTTTTGCCAAAAAACTTGGTTTTGATGCAACTTTAACTTCATTAAAACGCATAAGTGAAGGTAGATTTGTTTATGAAAATGAGCGATTTTTAGAACCAGATAAAATTTTAGATTTAGAAAAAAATGAGTACTTTGGAGAAATTTCTGAGTTACTTGATGGAAAAAAGCTTGATATTTTAAAATTTAAAAAGCAAGAAAAAGGGAAATATTTGCTAAAATACGATAAATTTATGAGTATTATTGAGATTGAAGACGAAGTGAAATATTGTTTAAATAAGGTTGAAATATGTTAA
- the csrA gene encoding carbon storage regulator CsrA, which translates to MLILSRKENEEILLGNDVKIIVVGINKGVVKLGIEAPKNMMILRSELAKEIKEKNTQATAAVSNESLAELSSKFKK; encoded by the coding sequence ATGTTAATATTATCAAGAAAAGAAAATGAAGAGATATTACTAGGAAATGATGTTAAGATCATAGTTGTGGGTATAAATAAGGGCGTTGTGAAGCTTGGTATAGAGGCACCAAAAAATATGATGATCCTTAGAAGCGAGCTTGCAAAAGAGATAAAAGAGAAAAATACACAAGCAACTGCAGCCGTTTCAAATGAGAGCTTGGCTGAGCTATCGTCAAAATTTAAGAAATGA
- a CDS encoding 4-(cytidine 5'-diphospho)-2-C-methyl-D-erythritol kinase, whose protein sequence is MKSYAKLNIFLKIIGTRGGYHEILSRFVRYDALFDELNFVSSNEFSIDADAIIKDNIILKAKLELENAGFKNELNEFFKNHKIELKKRIPMGAGLGGGSSNAATFLLLANESLNLKIPTQKLMQIGSKIGADVPFFISQAGAANVSGIGEVIDEIDDNVPEICVFTPEIFCSTPAVYAEFRKNFMQNINVKQARSMLDISSFDLLKNFKNYELNDLYMPCFALYKDMQEYQDMFLSGSGSSLFFLK, encoded by the coding sequence ATGAAAAGTTACGCAAAACTTAATATTTTTTTAAAAATTATTGGAACTCGTGGTGGCTATCATGAGATTTTATCAAGATTTGTTAGATATGACGCACTTTTTGATGAGTTAAATTTTGTTTCATCTAATGAATTTAGTATCGATGCGGACGCTATAATAAAAGATAACATTATCTTAAAAGCAAAGCTTGAGCTTGAAAATGCTGGATTTAAAAACGAGCTTAATGAGTTTTTTAAAAACCATAAGATCGAGCTTAAAAAGCGCATACCTATGGGGGCTGGACTTGGCGGAGGAAGCTCAAATGCTGCGACATTTTTACTTCTTGCAAACGAGAGTTTAAATCTTAAAATTCCAACACAAAAACTTATGCAAATAGGCTCAAAGATAGGGGCTGATGTGCCTTTTTTTATAAGTCAAGCAGGTGCTGCAAATGTTAGTGGCATAGGTGAAGTGATAGATGAGATAGATGATAATGTGCCTGAAATTTGCGTTTTTACGCCAGAAATTTTTTGTTCTACACCAGCTGTTTATGCTGAGTTTAGAAAAAATTTTATGCAAAATATCAATGTCAAGCAAGCAAGATCTATGCTTGATATAAGTAGTTTTGATCTACTCAAAAATTTCAAAAACTATGAGCTAAACGACCTTTATATGCCTTGTTTTGCGCTTTATAAAGATATGCAAGAGTATCAAGATATGTTTTTAAGCGGTAGCGGAAGCAGCCTGTTTTTCTTAAAATAG
- the smpB gene encoding SsrA-binding protein SmpB, translating into MIKDIAKNKKALHDFEILETFEAGVVLKGSEVKALRAGRANLKDSFVRITKGEMFLLNAHIGHLETTHASFRPDERAPRKLLMHRKQIDRLFGSVTRDGLTMVALSLYLNDKNIIKVRVALAKGKNLHDKRETLKRKQADLEARAAMKDRF; encoded by the coding sequence ATGATAAAAGATATAGCAAAAAACAAAAAAGCTTTACATGACTTTGAAATTTTAGAGACTTTTGAGGCGGGCGTAGTTTTAAAAGGTAGCGAAGTAAAGGCTTTGCGTGCGGGTAGGGCAAATTTAAAAGATAGTTTTGTTCGCATAACAAAGGGCGAGATGTTTTTGTTAAATGCTCATATAGGACACCTTGAGACTACTCATGCTAGTTTTCGTCCAGATGAGCGAGCTCCCCGTAAGTTATTGATGCACAGAAAGCAAATAGATAGACTTTTTGGTTCGGTGACTCGCGATGGTTTAACTATGGTTGCCCTCTCTCTTTATCTAAATGATAAAAATATCATAAAAGTTCGCGTGGCACTTGCAAAGGGCAAAAATTTACACGACAAGCGTGAGACTCTAAAGCGTAAACAAGCCGATCTTGAAGCAAGGGCTGCGATGAAAGATCGTTTTTAA
- a CDS encoding TlpA family protein disulfide reductase, with protein sequence MRKFLLTLFALLFIAGCGDDGKQTVGRVKFEPFKTGEEIALKSVNGKPVTLIRKEKGFVIKGDEGKVLMLDIFGTFCPPCQKEAHEIMQYQLDNIENFMIIGLTHFENVTDEYVVSDFMQKYNAFYYITNDQKINDRLAEQIVLDIGYQREIALPFKVVLKNGEYQNLTDVDSGAFGVKYYLGGIKMPNMKSDLQKIYEMK encoded by the coding sequence ATGAGAAAATTTTTACTTACACTTTTTGCTTTGCTTTTTATAGCGGGGTGTGGCGATGATGGAAAGCAAACTGTTGGCAGAGTGAAATTTGAGCCATTTAAAACGGGCGAAGAGATAGCCCTAAAAAGTGTAAATGGCAAGCCTGTGACTTTGATTCGCAAAGAAAAAGGCTTTGTGATAAAAGGCGATGAGGGTAAGGTGCTTATGCTTGATATTTTTGGTACATTTTGTCCTCCATGCCAAAAAGAGGCACACGAGATAATGCAATATCAGCTTGATAATATTGAAAATTTTATGATTATAGGGCTGACGCATTTTGAAAATGTAACAGATGAGTATGTTGTTAGTGATTTTATGCAAAAATACAACGCCTTTTACTATATCACAAATGACCAAAAGATAAATGACCGCTTGGCTGAGCAGATAGTCTTAGATATCGGCTATCAGCGCGAGATAGCACTTCCTTTTAAGGTTGTGTTAAAAAATGGAGAGTATCAAAATTTAACAGATGTAGACAGTGGTGCATTTGGAGTAAAATACTATCTTGGTGGTATTAAAATGCCAAATATGAAGAGTGATTTGCAAAAAATTTACGAGATGAAGTAG
- the flgB gene encoding flagellar basal body rod protein FlgB: MFVLQPWKASPLMAEAMAAREMRQKLISGNIANIDTPFYKARDINFESALRQKADEIFKKSEAKTLKLAQTDDAHFAALDFPRADLNSIFIRDGHTARNDANSVDLDVETSELSKNYTALSALDNAYKRSSSIYKSVIEASSKM, translated from the coding sequence ATGTTTGTTTTGCAACCTTGGAAAGCATCACCATTAATGGCTGAAGCAATGGCGGCACGAGAGATGCGTCAAAAGCTTATATCTGGTAATATAGCAAACATAGATACGCCGTTTTACAAGGCAAGGGATATAAATTTTGAATCAGCCCTTAGACAAAAGGCTGATGAAATTTTTAAAAAATCAGAAGCAAAAACCCTTAAATTAGCCCAAACAGATGATGCGCATTTTGCGGCACTTGACTTTCCAAGAGCTGACTTAAACAGCATATTTATCCGCGATGGGCATACAGCTAGAAATGACGCAAATAGCGTTGATCTTGATGTTGAAACAAGTGAGCTTAGTAAAAATTATACAGCACTAAGCGCGCTTGATAATGCATACAAAAGAAGCAGTTCTATCTATAAAAGCGTGATAGAAGCTAGCTCTAAGATGTAA
- the flgC gene encoding flagellar basal body rod protein FlgC, whose amino-acid sequence MRTYLSDFDISGYGLSAQRFRMNVISANIANANTTRTAEGGPYRRQDVVFKAFDFNKILNKELKERSNLAEYQNPIDDPDAPQNAFPPVMGVVVDKIVRNDKDFILKYDPSHPDANADGYVAYPNVNPVIEMSNLIEATRAYQANVAAFQSAKSIAQSAIQLIGGQS is encoded by the coding sequence GTGAGAACATACTTAAGCGACTTTGATATAAGCGGGTACGGACTAAGCGCTCAGCGTTTTAGAATGAATGTAATTAGTGCAAATATCGCAAATGCAAACACTACGCGTACAGCTGAGGGCGGACCTTATCGCCGTCAAGATGTAGTTTTTAAAGCATTTGATTTTAATAAAATTTTAAATAAAGAACTTAAAGAGCGTTCAAATTTGGCTGAATATCAAAATCCTATCGATGATCCAGACGCTCCACAAAATGCTTTCCCTCCTGTAATGGGTGTTGTAGTTGATAAAATTGTAAGAAACGATAAGGATTTTATTTTAAAATACGATCCAAGCCATCCAGATGCAAATGCTGATGGATATGTAGCGTATCCAAATGTTAATCCAGTTATCGAGATGAGCAATCTTATTGAAGCTACTAGGGCGTATCAGGCAAATGTCGCTGCCTTTCAAAGCGCAAAAAGTATCGCTCAAAGTGCGATACAACTCATCGGAGGACAATCATAA
- the fliE gene encoding flagellar hook-basal body complex protein FliE → MTEIGKIGSIGSIGSIEKAQKSSASNDFASILDSSLRELNQVQENADKVIADLATGEVKDLHQAALAIGKAETSMKLMLEIRNKAISAYKEISRTQI, encoded by the coding sequence ATGACTGAAATAGGCAAAATAGGCTCTATCGGCTCGATCGGTAGCATTGAAAAAGCTCAAAAGAGCTCTGCTTCAAATGATTTTGCAAGCATACTTGATAGCTCTTTAAGGGAGCTAAATCAGGTTCAAGAAAATGCCGATAAGGTTATTGCTGATCTTGCTACTGGCGAAGTTAAAGACCTCCATCAAGCTGCGCTTGCCATTGGTAAAGCTGAGACTAGCATGAAGCTTATGCTTGAAATACGCAACAAAGCTATAAGCGCATATAAAGAGATCTCAAGAACGCAAATTTAA
- a CDS encoding peptidoglycan D,D-transpeptidase FtsI family protein, translated as MSNSTNPRQAKITIIFILILFGILLFSAVMVFRVVTDRKFPKLVTSEENTAIRGSIITKDGFSVAFSQKLYKVMIDTRSIDPEKKELFIKLYSLYTDQDQKEIRKILNEKKGYVQLSNAVDAKDAIYLKELSRKLSSKNVFIAYDVGNGNMRLNRLDVVESGQNRSYITGQVLTPVIGYSRKQEDNKKTRRSGVKGLEKSYDEYLAPVQDAKLLGPRDVKNNIVLTSESNIANRVDGLNLHISVSLKFQSMLEKIADQKREYLDATEILIGVMESSTGKFLALASSSRYDPANITRGDYRALNSTATEYAYEVGSVIKPFVFAILLNENKIRGLGEMIETFNGRYELKGRIIRDTKAEPRMSAEDVIAKSSNIGMIMLSKRLSGVEFYSGLTKFGFSQKTGIDMPYEQVGILPTANKLDSETYKATVSYGYGMSATFMQMMKAYNVFNNKGNLITPMFGEYFERNGRRGEISPTTSKQEILSPEVVKQMKRVLVRVVEGGTGKRAYIPGLEIGGKTGTAHIASRGGYAKLYNGSFFGFVNDAHGHSYTIGVLAREPKRQYYHFGSLSALPAFKEAVELLVREGYLIPSPTQDSVSKDTKNKDDGIVRD; from the coding sequence ATGTCAAATTCAACAAATCCAAGACAAGCTAAGATAACTATCATTTTTATACTTATCTTGTTTGGAATTTTACTTTTTTCAGCTGTGATGGTTTTTCGTGTTGTGACAGATAGAAAATTCCCAAAGTTAGTTACTAGCGAGGAAAATACAGCTATTAGAGGCTCCATCATCACAAAAGATGGTTTTAGTGTCGCATTTAGTCAAAAACTTTATAAGGTTATGATAGATACGCGCAGCATCGACCCTGAAAAAAAGGAACTTTTTATCAAGCTTTATTCTCTTTATACAGATCAAGACCAAAAAGAGATACGCAAAATTTTAAATGAAAAAAAAGGATATGTCCAGCTTTCAAATGCTGTAGATGCAAAAGATGCGATATATCTAAAAGAGCTTAGTCGTAAGCTTTCAAGTAAAAATGTTTTTATCGCTTATGATGTTGGAAATGGAAATATGAGGCTAAACCGTCTTGATGTGGTAGAGAGCGGGCAAAACCGGTCGTATATTACTGGGCAGGTTTTAACTCCAGTTATAGGTTACTCAAGAAAGCAAGAGGATAATAAAAAAACTAGGCGTTCAGGCGTAAAGGGGCTTGAAAAGAGTTATGATGAGTATCTGGCTCCCGTTCAAGACGCCAAACTTTTAGGTCCAAGAGATGTTAAGAATAATATCGTTTTAACCAGCGAGTCAAATATAGCAAACCGTGTGGATGGGCTAAATTTGCATATCAGTGTCTCGCTAAAATTTCAAAGCATGCTTGAAAAGATAGCCGATCAAAAGCGTGAGTATCTTGATGCAACAGAGATATTAATCGGCGTTATGGAAAGTAGCACGGGTAAATTTTTAGCCCTTGCTTCAAGCTCAAGATATGATCCTGCAAATATCACAAGGGGTGATTATAGGGCATTAAACTCAACTGCTACCGAGTATGCTTACGAGGTGGGCTCAGTTATAAAGCCATTTGTCTTTGCTATCTTGCTTAATGAAAATAAGATAAGAGGGCTTGGTGAGATGATTGAAACTTTTAACGGCAGATATGAGTTAAAGGGTAGAATCATTAGAGATACAAAAGCTGAACCAAGGATGAGCGCCGAAGATGTCATAGCAAAAAGCTCAAATATCGGTATGATAATGCTTTCAAAACGGCTCAGTGGCGTTGAGTTTTATAGCGGTCTAACAAAATTTGGATTTTCACAAAAAACTGGTATAGATATGCCTTATGAGCAAGTTGGCATACTTCCGACTGCAAATAAACTAGACTCAGAAACTTATAAAGCCACTGTTAGTTATGGTTATGGTATGAGTGCAACATTTATGCAGATGATGAAAGCTTATAATGTCTTTAATAATAAAGGAAATTTGATAACTCCGATGTTTGGCGAATATTTTGAGCGAAACGGCAGAAGGGGAGAAATTTCTCCGACAACATCAAAACAAGAGATACTTTCGCCTGAAGTTGTCAAGCAAATGAAACGCGTTTTGGTGCGTGTGGTCGAGGGTGGTACAGGCAAGCGAGCATATATCCCAGGTCTTGAGATAGGCGGAAAGACTGGTACGGCACACATAGCTTCTCGTGGTGGTTACGCCAAGCTTTATAATGGCTCATTTTTTGGTTTTGTAAATGATGCTCACGGACACAGCTATACGATAGGGGTTTTGGCTAGAGAGCCTAAAAGGCAATATTATCACTTTGGCTCACTTAGTGCCTTGCCAGCTTTTAAAGAGGCTGTTGAGCTACTTGTAAGAGAGGGCTACTTAATACCAAGCCCAACACAAGACTCAGTCTCAAAAGATACAAAAAATAAAGATGACGGCATAGTTAGGGACTAG